One segment of Acidovorax sp. DW039 DNA contains the following:
- a CDS encoding patatin-like phospholipase family protein, translating into MRQRATTALILSGGGARAAYQVGVLRAVARMKAQWEASVDVQASNAPGSHPGSFALGADRAVSPFGIVVGTSAGAINSAALACKADDFDRAVDELCAVWSGFHAHQVYSTDAWNVLRTGASWLTALSLGWAVARWRRLKPRSLLDNAPLAGLLRELVPMERLPTMLGRRCLSALAVTASCYGTGRHITFYCSGQPVAPWERPQRRAVQGYLTHDHLLASSAIPFIFPARRLLHDGASTWFGDGSMRQTAPLSPALHLGAERLMVIGAGRALDGPAQNQELPERRYPSLAQVAGHAMASIFLDTLASDVEKLERINRALAQVPEAARNSMPWKPIRCLVISPTQRIDDIAAAHLGDLPNPVRALLAGMGVRRDGSRTQGSALASYLLFEASFTQALMDLGERDAWAKQAEIAEFMDWRLPVQPSVAQAVA; encoded by the coding sequence ATGCGCCAGCGCGCTACCACCGCACTCATCCTCAGCGGTGGCGGCGCGCGTGCGGCCTACCAAGTGGGGGTGCTGCGGGCTGTGGCGCGCATGAAGGCGCAGTGGGAGGCTTCGGTAGATGTTCAGGCGTCGAATGCCCCTGGATCACACCCCGGCTCCTTTGCGCTGGGAGCAGACCGCGCCGTCAGCCCCTTTGGCATTGTGGTGGGCACCTCTGCAGGAGCCATCAACAGTGCCGCCTTGGCTTGCAAAGCCGATGACTTTGATCGTGCGGTGGATGAGCTGTGTGCCGTGTGGAGCGGGTTCCACGCGCATCAGGTGTATTCCACCGATGCGTGGAATGTGCTGCGCACTGGGGCGAGCTGGCTCACGGCCTTGTCGCTGGGCTGGGCAGTGGCCCGCTGGCGCAGGCTCAAACCCCGCAGCCTGCTCGACAACGCGCCCCTGGCCGGGCTGCTGCGCGAGCTGGTGCCCATGGAGCGGCTGCCTACCATGCTGGGCCGCCGCTGCCTTAGTGCGCTGGCGGTCACAGCGTCGTGCTACGGCACGGGGCGGCACATCACGTTTTACTGCAGCGGTCAGCCTGTGGCACCCTGGGAGCGGCCCCAGCGCCGCGCCGTGCAGGGCTACCTCACGCACGACCATCTGCTGGCTTCCTCGGCCATTCCGTTCATCTTTCCGGCCCGCAGGCTGCTGCACGATGGGGCCTCCACCTGGTTTGGCGATGGCAGCATGCGCCAGACCGCGCCGCTGTCACCCGCACTGCATCTGGGGGCCGAGCGCCTGATGGTGATTGGCGCAGGCCGGGCGCTGGACGGGCCTGCCCAGAACCAGGAACTGCCCGAGCGGCGCTACCCTAGCCTGGCCCAGGTGGCGGGGCACGCCATGGCCAGCATTTTTCTGGACACGCTGGCCTCTGACGTGGAGAAGCTGGAGCGCATCAACCGCGCGCTGGCCCAGGTGCCCGAAGCAGCCCGCAACAGCATGCCCTGGAAGCCCATCCGCTGTCTGGTCATCTCGCCCACGCAGCGCATTGATGACATTGCCGCCGCCCACCTGGGCGACCTGCCCAACCCCGTGCGCGCCCTGCTGGCGGGCATGGGCGTGCGGCGCGACGGCAGCCGCACGCAAGGCTCTGCCCTGGCCAGCTATCTGTTGTTTGAGGCGTCATTCACGCAGGCCTTGATGGACCTGGGCGAGCGTGATGCCTGGGCCAAGCAGGCGGAGATTGCGGAGTTCATGGACTGGCGGCTGCCTGTGCAGCCGTCTGTGGCCCAGGCGGTGGCTTGA
- a CDS encoding response regulator, with product MKTIFLVDDSSTMLMSLKSTLEIGGFKVEIANDGLAALEKVQQGLRPDLIITDVNMPRLDGLGLISEVRKLLRFTPILTLTTESQQAKRDEAKRLGATGWLVKPVGGQDLLQVIRQVLPGT from the coding sequence ATGAAAACCATCTTTCTTGTCGATGACTCCAGCACCATGCTGATGAGCCTGAAAAGCACGCTAGAGATTGGCGGCTTCAAGGTGGAGATTGCCAATGACGGGCTGGCCGCGCTGGAGAAGGTGCAGCAGGGCCTGCGGCCCGACCTCATCATCACCGACGTGAACATGCCGCGCCTGGATGGGCTGGGCCTGATCTCCGAGGTGCGCAAGCTGCTGCGCTTCACGCCCATCCTCACCCTGACCACCGAGAGCCAGCAGGCCAAGCGGGACGAGGCCAAGCGCCTGGGCGCCACGGGCTGGCTGGTCAAGCCGGTGGGGGGGCAAGACCTGCTCCAGGTCATTCGCCAGGTTCTGCCGGGCACGTGA
- a CDS encoding protein-glutamate O-methyltransferase CheR, with amino-acid sequence MRAPVRAPQASVSITDADFLKFREFFYRKTGIHFDESKRYFVDKRLVERIQVTGADDFRSYFIALRFERSSDELQHLVNAMTVNETYFFRESYQFDCMVNHMLDECARRKPAGERLRIWSIPSSTGEEPYSIAIYLLERWPGIHEHDVEIFSSDIDTSVLEAAQRGVYSPRSVSNLPAQYLDRYFSKRPDGTYAISRDLVSAVEFSRLNLSDAADCRRFRDIDIIFCRNLLIYFDDVSRRLAAENLFESLRPGGFLCLGHSESMSRISTLYTVRRFPDALVYQRPVQGGKP; translated from the coding sequence ATGAGAGCGCCCGTGCGTGCACCGCAGGCGTCGGTGTCCATCACCGATGCAGACTTTCTGAAGTTCCGCGAGTTCTTCTATCGCAAGACGGGCATCCACTTTGACGAGAGCAAGCGCTACTTTGTGGACAAGCGCCTGGTGGAGCGTATCCAGGTCACCGGTGCAGACGACTTTCGCAGCTACTTCATTGCCCTGAGGTTTGAGCGCTCCAGCGACGAACTGCAGCATTTGGTCAACGCCATGACCGTGAACGAAACCTACTTCTTTCGCGAGTCGTACCAGTTTGACTGCATGGTCAACCACATGCTGGACGAGTGCGCCCGCCGCAAGCCTGCGGGCGAGCGGCTGCGCATCTGGTCCATCCCGTCTTCCACCGGCGAAGAGCCGTACTCGATTGCCATCTACCTGCTCGAGCGCTGGCCCGGTATTCATGAGCACGATGTGGAGATTTTTTCCTCGGACATCGACACCTCGGTGCTGGAGGCTGCGCAGCGCGGCGTGTATTCGCCCCGCTCGGTGTCCAACCTGCCTGCCCAGTACCTGGACCGGTACTTCAGCAAGCGCCCGGACGGCACCTACGCCATTTCCCGTGATCTGGTGTCTGCGGTGGAGTTCTCGCGCCTGAACCTGTCCGACGCTGCGGACTGCCGCCGTTTTCGTGACATTGACATCATCTTCTGCCGCAACCTCCTCATCTATTTCGACGACGTATCGCGGCGGCTGGCTGCCGAGAACCTGTTTGAAAGCTTGCGGCCCGGCGGCTTTCTGTGCCTGGGGCATTCCGAATCCATGAGCCGTATCTCCACCCTCTACACCGTGCGCCGCTTTCCGGATGCGCTGGTGTACCAGCGCCCCGTGCAGGGAGGCAAACCATGA
- the cheB gene encoding chemotaxis-specific protein-glutamate methyltransferase CheB encodes MTKVLVVDDSALMRRTLGQLLQGAGMAVETARNGREAVERLVECEPDVVTLDVNMPDMDGLTSLSLMMQVRPTPVVMVSSLTEQGALATLEAMALGAVDCVAKPGGTISLNLEQVAHELIAKVCAAAGARVGRAARSCRERTSSARSAQTRQRSEALGAHARAPAAKVHTLAPQSHKGLPEGLVVIGVSTGGPRTLEDVLPQLPAHFPWPVLLAQHMPANFTGVLARRMDAMCPLNVVEVDRPMRVQAGTVYVARGGSDMVVAPLGAELCVRPTPESGTYPWHPSVSRLMESALQHMDATRLVGVLLTGMGDDGAKPMADLRRKGGRTIAESADTAVVFGMPHELIAQGGASAVLPCQQVAAQLRDWLLADRLQGA; translated from the coding sequence ATGACCAAAGTGCTTGTAGTGGATGACTCCGCACTCATGCGCCGCACCCTGGGCCAGCTGCTGCAGGGTGCAGGCATGGCGGTAGAGACCGCACGCAATGGCCGCGAGGCCGTAGAGCGGTTGGTGGAATGCGAGCCCGACGTGGTGACGCTGGATGTGAACATGCCCGACATGGACGGCCTGACTTCGTTGTCGCTCATGATGCAGGTGCGCCCCACGCCCGTGGTCATGGTCAGCTCGCTGACCGAGCAAGGCGCTTTGGCCACACTGGAGGCCATGGCCTTGGGCGCGGTGGATTGTGTGGCCAAGCCTGGCGGCACCATCTCGCTCAATCTCGAGCAGGTGGCCCATGAACTGATTGCCAAGGTGTGCGCCGCTGCAGGCGCTCGTGTGGGCCGGGCCGCGCGGTCTTGTCGAGAGCGCACTTCCTCTGCGCGCAGTGCTCAGACCCGGCAGCGCAGCGAAGCCTTGGGAGCCCATGCACGCGCCCCGGCTGCCAAAGTCCATACGCTGGCACCGCAGAGCCATAAAGGCCTGCCCGAGGGCCTGGTGGTCATCGGCGTATCCACGGGCGGCCCCCGCACGCTGGAAGATGTTTTGCCCCAGCTTCCAGCGCACTTCCCGTGGCCGGTTTTGCTGGCCCAGCACATGCCCGCCAACTTCACGGGGGTGCTGGCGCGCCGCATGGACGCCATGTGCCCACTGAATGTAGTGGAGGTTGACCGCCCCATGCGCGTGCAGGCGGGCACCGTGTACGTGGCCCGTGGAGGCTCCGACATGGTGGTCGCACCGCTGGGCGCTGAGCTGTGCGTGCGCCCAACGCCTGAATCGGGAACATACCCGTGGCACCCATCTGTGTCGCGGCTGATGGAGTCCGCCCTGCAGCACATGGATGCCACCCGCCTGGTGGGGGTGCTGCTCACCGGCATGGGGGACGACGGTGCCAAGCCAATGGCCGATTTGCGCCGCAAGGGTGGGCGCACCATTGCCGAATCGGCCGATACCGCCGTGGTGTTTGGCATGCCCCACGAACTGATCGCGCAAGGCGGTGCATCCGCCGTGCTTCCCTGTCAGCAGGTCGCCGCGCAGCTGCGCGACTGGCTGCTGGCCGACCGTCTTCAAGGAGCCTGA
- a CDS encoding chemotaxis protein CheA — MSVNPNELIEQFAQEARDLLETIGERLMAIERAPQDQELLNDLFRQVHTFKGNCGLFEFQALERVVHAAEDVLDRVRSQKLNYSTELADAILDAMDYAGSLVDVIAATGTLGAQDGAGGQPHVDALRAFLAQHTEADETPAAAAVAVVAPAAPLPEWVEDAQAELGAGEGGSSATVLTVVEYRPEEGCFFKGEDPWRMARAVPGLVWLDVAPVTRPAVNAGWDCYVCTLVFRILTTAPKAYVEEHFRFVPEQMTAWSLDDEAPVLGASPAASEPAVAAGVSVASQGVVPSSAPAPAPVSLTAEDAQAYGVLTRRIVQLWADQLALLGRADLADGSLQAVRNTLAALHAGSTLCATGVPESDADLPYQRNELLQWAQAHAPQPVEPVAVAAAGQVQPKEAEATAAAAELRTASATSTSTVASGPAAGAEDNGHRVLKVSQEKIDRLMDLIGEMVVAKNALPYLAARAESVHENRELAREIKAQYAVINRIAEDMQHAIMQVRMLPVGTVFQRFGRLVRDISRKLSKEVRLVMSGEDTEADKTVIEALAEPLVHILRNSLDHGIELPGVRQMAGKGPQGTIEVGARQEGDRVFIEIRDDGAGIDVARVKAKAVERGLLTPERAEALSDQEAQYLIFAPGFSTAETVTDLSGRGVGMDVVRSTIERINGSVTLRSEATKGTCITLSLPLSMAVTNVMVIETGQRRFGVPMDMIVETVRVHGEDIHTFKQARTAVLRGRIVPLRAMNDLLAMGEPQQLNEDGEHAVLVVRSGGEAVGLIVDNFHGTCDIILKPLEGVLAGITGFAGTALMGDGSVLLVLNPKELV, encoded by the coding sequence ATGAGCGTGAATCCGAACGAGCTGATCGAGCAGTTTGCGCAAGAAGCGCGTGATCTGCTGGAGACCATTGGCGAGCGGCTGATGGCGATTGAACGTGCCCCGCAGGACCAGGAGTTGCTCAACGATCTGTTCCGGCAGGTGCACACCTTCAAGGGCAACTGCGGCCTGTTTGAGTTCCAGGCTCTGGAGCGGGTTGTGCATGCCGCTGAAGATGTGCTGGACCGCGTGCGCAGCCAGAAGCTGAACTACAGCACCGAACTGGCCGACGCCATTCTGGACGCCATGGACTATGCCGGCAGCCTGGTGGACGTGATTGCCGCCACGGGTACTCTGGGTGCGCAGGACGGGGCCGGAGGGCAGCCGCACGTGGATGCATTGCGCGCCTTTTTGGCGCAGCACACGGAGGCTGATGAAACGCCTGCGGCTGCTGCGGTGGCGGTGGTCGCCCCTGCCGCTCCATTGCCAGAGTGGGTAGAGGATGCGCAAGCAGAGCTGGGCGCAGGGGAGGGCGGCTCAAGCGCCACTGTGCTGACGGTGGTGGAGTACCGCCCTGAAGAGGGTTGCTTCTTCAAAGGTGAAGACCCCTGGCGCATGGCCCGCGCCGTGCCGGGCCTGGTGTGGCTGGATGTGGCCCCGGTGACCCGTCCGGCAGTGAATGCCGGGTGGGACTGCTATGTGTGCACGCTGGTGTTTCGCATACTCACCACGGCCCCCAAGGCTTACGTGGAAGAGCACTTTCGCTTTGTGCCCGAGCAGATGACTGCATGGAGCCTGGACGATGAAGCGCCTGTGCTTGGGGCCTCACCAGCGGCTTCCGAGCCCGCCGTGGCGGCCGGTGTAAGCGTGGCGAGCCAAGGCGTGGTGCCTTCATCTGCGCCTGCCCCAGCGCCAGTTTCTTTGACGGCAGAGGACGCCCAGGCCTACGGCGTGCTCACCCGCCGCATCGTGCAACTCTGGGCGGACCAACTGGCGCTGCTGGGCCGTGCCGATCTGGCCGATGGCAGCCTGCAGGCGGTGCGCAACACCTTGGCGGCCCTGCATGCGGGCAGCACCCTGTGTGCGACGGGCGTGCCAGAGTCCGACGCGGACCTGCCCTACCAGCGCAACGAGTTACTGCAATGGGCGCAAGCCCACGCACCGCAGCCCGTGGAACCTGTGGCTGTAGCTGCAGCCGGGCAGGTGCAGCCTAAGGAGGCGGAAGCCACTGCCGCTGCTGCGGAGCTTCGCACCGCCTCTGCCACCTCCACGAGTACGGTGGCATCAGGCCCTGCAGCCGGAGCAGAAGACAACGGCCATCGCGTCCTCAAGGTGTCGCAGGAAAAGATTGACCGCCTGATGGACCTGATCGGTGAAATGGTGGTGGCCAAGAACGCGCTGCCCTATCTGGCTGCACGGGCCGAGAGCGTGCATGAGAACCGCGAGCTGGCCCGTGAGATCAAGGCGCAATACGCCGTCATCAACCGCATTGCCGAAGACATGCAGCACGCCATCATGCAGGTGCGCATGCTGCCGGTGGGCACGGTGTTCCAGCGCTTTGGCCGCCTGGTGCGCGACATATCGCGCAAGCTGAGCAAGGAGGTGCGCCTGGTCATGTCGGGCGAAGACACCGAAGCCGACAAGACTGTGATCGAAGCCCTGGCAGAGCCCTTGGTCCACATCCTGCGCAACAGCCTGGACCATGGCATTGAATTGCCCGGCGTGCGTCAGATGGCGGGCAAGGGCCCCCAGGGCACCATCGAAGTGGGCGCACGGCAGGAAGGCGACCGCGTGTTCATTGAGATCCGCGACGATGGCGCGGGCATTGATGTGGCCCGCGTCAAGGCCAAGGCCGTGGAGCGTGGGCTGCTTACCCCCGAGCGTGCCGAGGCGCTGTCAGACCAGGAGGCGCAATACCTGATTTTTGCCCCCGGCTTTTCTACCGCCGAGACGGTGACGGATCTGAGCGGGCGCGGCGTGGGCATGGATGTGGTGCGCTCCACCATCGAGCGCATCAACGGCTCGGTCACGCTGCGCAGCGAGGCGACCAAGGGCACCTGCATCACGCTGTCTCTGCCGCTGTCCATGGCCGTGACCAACGTCATGGTCATCGAAACCGGCCAGCGACGCTTTGGCGTGCCCATGGACATGATCGTGGAGACCGTGCGCGTGCATGGTGAAGACATCCACACCTTCAAGCAGGCCCGCACGGCGGTGCTGCGCGGGCGCATCGTGCCCCTGCGCGCCATGAACGATCTGCTGGCGATGGGCGAACCCCAGCAGCTCAACGAAGATGGCGAGCATGCGGTGCTGGTGGTGCGCAGCGGTGGCGAGGCCGTGGGCCTCATCGTGGACAACTTTCACGGCACCTGCGACATCATCCTCAAGCCCCTGGAGGGCGTTCTGGCCGGCATCACCGGCTTTGCCGGAACAGCCCTGATGGGCGACGGGAGCGTGTTGCTGGTCCTCAACCCCAAGGAGCTTGTCTGA
- a CDS encoding HEAT repeat domain-containing protein yields the protein MALQRATQRSPDHGFAHIPGPGVSAPPTPAALASQLTQPDAQARRWAAIGLRGHLQRAPDLLRALQVETDAMVRSALLASLSTMPCDAVVHGLMPLLQSDDASLRNGAMDVLAQMPQVLAPYVQGLLADPDPDVRLLTLQLLSELAHPEVRDWLCRVLERDHNLNVVASAVEVMAEVGQAQDVPLLEATLARFGGDSFLAFTIDIAISRMEAT from the coding sequence ATGGCCTTGCAACGTGCCACCCAGCGCAGTCCTGACCACGGCTTTGCGCACATTCCCGGGCCAGGTGTCTCGGCGCCTCCCACACCTGCGGCACTGGCCAGCCAGCTCACCCAGCCCGACGCACAGGCTCGGCGCTGGGCCGCCATTGGCTTGCGGGGGCACCTGCAGCGTGCTCCCGATCTGTTGCGCGCCTTGCAGGTCGAGACCGATGCAATGGTGCGTTCAGCCCTGCTGGCGTCTTTGTCCACCATGCCGTGTGATGCGGTGGTGCACGGGCTGATGCCTTTGCTGCAAAGCGATGACGCGAGTTTGCGCAACGGTGCCATGGACGTGCTGGCCCAAATGCCGCAGGTGCTGGCCCCCTATGTGCAAGGCCTGCTGGCTGACCCTGACCCTGATGTGCGGTTGCTGACCCTGCAGTTGCTGTCAGAACTGGCGCACCCCGAGGTGCGCGACTGGCTGTGCCGTGTGCTGGAGCGGGACCACAACCTCAATGTAGTGGCCTCTGCGGTGGAGGTCATGGCCGAGGTGGGGCAGGCGCAAGACGTGCCCTTGCTGGAGGCAACGCTGGCGCGGTTTGGGGGGGATTCCTTCCTGGCGTTCACCATCGACATCGCCATCTCCCGCATGGAGGCCACATGA
- a CDS encoding response regulator has translation MSTLNLRTKHILVVDDAATVRMYHRKMLGDAGWQIEEAVNGMEALEKIAQRGTKPSFDLFVSDINMPRMDGYAFVRALRALGSQSSAAGRDDTVLQAPVLMVSTEAQAHDADAAFAAGANAYLVKPARPAELVLTVALMLGDHEAALRAARDMAKGGNRRISAPTPGGRQQ, from the coding sequence ATGAGTACCCTGAACCTTCGTACCAAGCACATTCTGGTGGTGGACGATGCAGCCACCGTGCGCATGTACCACCGCAAGATGCTGGGCGATGCTGGCTGGCAGATCGAGGAGGCCGTCAACGGCATGGAGGCGCTGGAGAAGATTGCCCAGCGCGGCACCAAGCCCAGCTTTGATCTGTTTGTGAGCGACATCAACATGCCGCGCATGGATGGCTACGCGTTTGTGCGGGCTTTGCGGGCCTTAGGCTCGCAAAGCAGTGCTGCGGGGCGGGATGACACCGTGCTGCAGGCCCCGGTACTCATGGTCTCCACCGAGGCGCAGGCCCACGATGCCGATGCAGCGTTTGCCGCAGGGGCCAATGCCTACCTGGTCAAGCCTGCCCGCCCGGCCGAGCTGGTGCTGACGGTGGCCCTGATGCTGGGCGACCACGAGGCCGCCCTGCGCGCTGCGCGTGACATGGCCAAGGGTGGCAACCGCCGTATTTCCGCACCAACCCCTGGCGGGAGGCAGCAATGA
- a CDS encoding chemotaxis protein CheW, which yields MRPSDETVTDTGCAEGQFVTFSVAEEVFAVPLAPVQEIIRAPDVARLPLAPRALDGLANLRGRILPVLNLRLIFGLEERESDDATRAVVIESGQLFGFLVDQVRSVIHVQPHEVVPARQFRSLAHGDYLTGVIQRQGAQGTELVLVLDLAKVVQDQFARLNQTLAAAAAHGAAAGAAPAVGGLPDAAASQDGLDGEQRLVSFTVAGQEYGVDIADVREIVQCPTAITELPHAAPHVLGLISLRQRLLPLVGLRRLFGLPEVDHDERQRVVVVGLSDGAAIGLVTDTVKEVITVPADASEPLPSLLAQDGSMQEFSSICRLDDGRRLVSVLSIASLPGVQELLLGDEVNAQLLDQGNASPHSEEIHMTGFSITDSATASSAGADEDLQVVVFRLAGEEYGVPIMSVQEIVRVPETLTRVPRTPVYAEGVINLRGTVLPVIDQRSRMGLSRCDRNDRQRIMVYHIGQRRTGFIVDSVAEVLRIAASAIEPAPELSEEQSRLIRRVAKLDGDRRLVMLVEPEQLMAGLAPASSAHSTPQPVALAA from the coding sequence ATGCGCCCCAGCGACGAAACCGTGACCGATACGGGCTGTGCTGAAGGTCAGTTTGTGACCTTCAGCGTGGCTGAAGAAGTGTTTGCCGTGCCCTTGGCACCCGTGCAGGAGATCATCCGTGCGCCCGATGTGGCGCGCCTGCCCTTGGCCCCCCGCGCCCTGGATGGCCTGGCCAACCTGCGCGGGCGCATCCTGCCCGTGCTCAACCTACGGCTGATTTTTGGGCTGGAAGAGCGCGAAAGCGACGATGCCACCCGCGCTGTGGTGATCGAAAGCGGGCAGTTGTTCGGCTTTCTGGTGGACCAGGTTCGCAGCGTGATCCATGTCCAGCCCCACGAGGTGGTGCCCGCCCGGCAGTTTCGTTCGCTGGCCCATGGCGACTACCTCACCGGCGTGATCCAGCGCCAGGGCGCGCAGGGGACCGAGCTGGTGCTGGTGCTCGATTTGGCCAAGGTGGTGCAAGACCAGTTTGCTCGGCTCAACCAGACGCTGGCGGCGGCTGCAGCCCATGGCGCTGCAGCCGGAGCTGCGCCCGCGGTGGGTGGGCTACCCGATGCAGCGGCCTCGCAGGATGGTCTGGACGGCGAACAGCGTCTGGTGAGCTTTACGGTGGCAGGGCAGGAATACGGCGTGGATATCGCCGATGTGCGTGAAATCGTCCAGTGCCCCACTGCCATCACCGAATTGCCGCATGCGGCGCCCCATGTGCTGGGCCTGATCTCGCTGCGCCAGCGTCTGCTGCCGTTGGTGGGGTTGCGGCGCCTGTTTGGCTTGCCAGAAGTGGACCATGACGAGCGCCAGCGCGTGGTGGTGGTGGGGCTGTCAGACGGCGCGGCCATCGGGCTGGTGACTGATACGGTCAAGGAAGTCATCACCGTACCTGCAGATGCCTCTGAGCCCTTGCCGTCCCTGCTGGCGCAAGACGGCTCCATGCAGGAGTTTTCTTCCATCTGCCGCCTGGACGATGGCCGCCGCCTGGTGTCTGTGCTGTCCATCGCCAGCCTGCCCGGCGTGCAGGAGCTGCTGCTGGGCGACGAAGTGAATGCGCAGCTGCTCGATCAAGGCAATGCCAGCCCCCATTCAGAGGAGATACACATGACCGGTTTCAGCATCACGGATTCGGCCACAGCCAGTAGTGCCGGGGCCGATGAAGACCTGCAGGTGGTGGTGTTCCGGCTCGCGGGCGAGGAATACGGCGTGCCCATCATGAGCGTGCAGGAGATCGTGCGCGTTCCCGAAACCCTGACCCGCGTGCCCCGCACGCCCGTCTATGCCGAAGGCGTCATCAACCTGCGCGGCACGGTGCTTCCGGTCATTGACCAGCGCAGCCGCATGGGCCTCTCGCGCTGTGATCGCAATGATCGCCAGCGCATCATGGTCTACCACATTGGCCAGCGGCGCACCGGCTTCATCGTGGACTCCGTAGCCGAGGTGCTGCGCATTGCTGCCAGTGCCATCGAGCCAGCCCCCGAGCTGTCGGAAGAACAGTCACGGCTGATCCGCCGGGTCGCCAAGCTGGACGGGGATCGCCGCCTGGTGATGCTGGTTGAGCCTGAGCAGCTCATGGCAGGCCTCGCCCCGGCTTCTTCTGCCCACAGCACGCCCCAACCCGTGGCCCTGGCGGCCTGA
- a CDS encoding methyl-accepting chemotaxis protein codes for MQIPRFTPELRRVRTALYALTHSTVSQYGALLAGALLVVAWTMPDALSLSSALWAILGLAVGAVLPHYLHRHRAVESAGNPVGALLAQDISTSQQAFSVLQQQVGATIQTSETAVFAMMERVNRIHRVSHEMSQRVTQAIEHSARMSEVSQAQAAEHAETMQRLAAHQRNYESLRSQSMERVHDVAGQVRELMPVAEQITDIARKIQIISLNATIEAARAGQAGAGFKVVADEVRRLSGETTAAARQVHDGIVHAAASIDTEFDRLRETLGVQSSDQIADIARHVETVGVTLSELVPYLSELSATMQTDVRSVTEDVLETLSQMQFQDINRQLLEQINRALGSLSDHFSQLYLLIDGKAPPPPQLLEELLQRWTNDYVMYAQRVAHSLATASESVLSLGSGAGASADPAVDEPAHTPALQMAPSSGPRIELF; via the coding sequence ATGCAAATACCCCGTTTTACCCCTGAGTTGCGGCGCGTTCGAACGGCCTTGTACGCACTCACCCATTCGACTGTCTCCCAATACGGTGCCCTGCTGGCGGGCGCGCTGCTGGTGGTGGCATGGACCATGCCAGACGCCCTGAGCCTGTCCTCTGCCCTATGGGCCATTCTGGGGCTGGCCGTGGGGGCCGTCTTGCCCCACTACCTGCACCGCCATCGCGCGGTGGAGAGCGCAGGCAACCCGGTAGGGGCCTTGCTGGCGCAGGACATCAGCACCTCGCAGCAGGCGTTTTCGGTCCTGCAGCAGCAGGTGGGGGCCACCATCCAGACCTCGGAGACCGCAGTGTTCGCGATGATGGAGCGTGTCAATCGCATCCACCGCGTATCGCACGAGATGAGCCAGCGCGTCACGCAGGCCATTGAGCACTCGGCCCGCATGTCCGAGGTGTCGCAAGCCCAGGCCGCAGAGCATGCCGAAACCATGCAGCGCCTGGCCGCCCACCAGCGCAACTACGAGTCTCTGCGTTCACAGAGCATGGAGCGCGTGCACGATGTGGCAGGGCAGGTGCGGGAGCTGATGCCCGTGGCCGAGCAGATCACGGACATTGCGCGCAAGATCCAGATCATCTCCCTGAACGCCACGATTGAGGCGGCCCGTGCGGGTCAGGCCGGGGCGGGTTTCAAGGTGGTGGCCGATGAGGTGCGCCGCCTGTCGGGCGAGACCACGGCGGCAGCGCGCCAAGTGCACGATGGCATCGTGCATGCGGCAGCGTCCATCGACACCGAGTTTGACCGCCTGCGCGAAACACTGGGCGTGCAGTCGTCCGACCAGATTGCCGACATTGCGCGCCATGTGGAGACGGTGGGCGTCACGCTGTCAGAACTGGTGCCTTACCTGAGCGAGTTGTCTGCCACCATGCAGACCGACGTACGCAGCGTGACCGAGGATGTGCTGGAGACGCTGAGCCAGATGCAGTTCCAGGACATCAACCGCCAGTTGCTAGAGCAGATCAACCGTGCGCTGGGCAGCCTGTCCGACCACTTTTCGCAGCTTTACCTGCTGATTGACGGCAAGGCACCGCCCCCACCGCAGTTGCTGGAGGAGCTGCTGCAGCGCTGGACGAACGACTACGTGATGTACGCCCAGCGGGTGGCGCACTCGCTGGCCACGGCTTCTGAAAGCGTGTTGTCGCTGGGCTCTGGCGCAGGCGCATCGGCTGACCCAGCGGTGGATGAGCCTGCACACACCCCGGCCTTGCAGATGGCGCCGAGCAGCGGCCCCAGGATTGAACTGTTCTAA